In Xiphophorus hellerii strain 12219 chromosome 8, Xiphophorus_hellerii-4.1, whole genome shotgun sequence, the genomic window GCTTGCGACAAGGAGCAACATCGGTGATGTCGCGGAGGTTCAAAGGGCTCGGAGTAGCAGAATCTGGGGAGAGAATAATACGAGACATAAAACGtcaaaagaaacttttctttgaTTACCTACAACTTATGAGGATAAAGATTATGATTAAGCTTAGATGTTGAATCTTAGTAATGATCAGCACTATAGCACCAGCAAATGGAATAAAAccctgatttatttatcttttttcttttacagaaacaaTGCCAATTACTACAACATCAATTTAAGTCACTAGCTACACTTACCAATAACTTCTCTTCATATCTAAGAGTACTTTTCATATCTAAGAGTACTTTTCATTATCTATTTAATGAAAGAGTACTTTCATTAAATATGAAAGTACTTAATGAAGTACTTTCATTAAGTACTTCATTAAGTACTTAATGAAGTACTTCATTATATATAATGAAGTACTATAATGAAGTAAGTATAGATATgataatatctatatatagatattatatataatatctatatatagatatatatatctataatatatatattatagatatatatattatatatatatatatatatatatatatatatatatatatatatatatatatatatataatatatatatctatatattatagatatagatatctatAATATCTATtatagatatctatctatctataatAGATAGATATTTATAATATCTATCTATTATAAAATAGATAGATAAATGGTatctattttataaataaaatagataccattttatttatctatttactTTTGCCTATCCAAGGagtgaaattaaagtcagatCTGTTTTTGCTTGGAAGGCTTGACCTGGATAGAAGTCGAgcaaaaaacatagaaaaaaaaatttttattggaaaactttttttccccaaaattggCACGTTTTCattaagaaaatttattttcttaatctcaatttgtgcaattttatggttaatggaaatgaATCTAGTGTTGAAGTAGGTATCATGTGTCAAAGTAACATTGCTGAAAGTGGCACTCTGCCTCCACCATTTACTTTCTTCCACATGTGGTCAGGTTCTGATGCCCAGGTGTCCATTGGTGCTTTCGGCAGTGTGGGCACTGTGACTGGCACCGTGTGGCTCAGAAGCCCCATATAAAACTAACTGTGATCCCCCTATGAATTCCAATACATTCTAATCAGAAGGAGAATTAACTTCTTTAGAAGTCTGAGTTGCAGCAGTTTAGCTGTTGGATCCCCACCTACATCACTGAGTCATGGCCCCATCACCAGTGTTCCTTCCCTGACTATCGACAGAGATTAAGAACACCGTACCAGAGCTGCAGTTCTGGAGAAGCTCTGATTCATTTGCCTACTTATCACAATCTGACTCACCAATAGTTGCACTGGCAACatttttctaacacaaaaacaccaGTTAGTGGTCACCTTGATTAGGATCAAACTAAATGAAAGCAAAAGGCTTTTTCCTCCTGGTTATTACTGGGAGTGAACATCAGAGTACACACACTTTTACCTACTCTGATCTGTGCTCATTTTTTCCCCTGGCAGCAGTTTctacacaaaacaaacttattttcagacaaaacaaaacctaacATTTCCCAACACTTCCTTTACCCCTCTCCCCCTGCTGACCATGTTAGTTAGCACCATGGcaacagaaacaacataaaTCCAGCTAGCTTTTCCTCTTAAGATGGAGGAGGAAAGCCAACAGGGACCAGAAAGTTGCCAAAAAGTCTtgatggattaaaaataaataaatctaaccTGGCTGTGAGGTTCtaggaggaaaaaaacccaaaaataaaacaaaaaaactatgaCACATTGGAAGTTCTCCCAACTTTTGTAAAGGCTTCCCACAGCTGTCTGAAAGGTATGATCTGCACATCGTACTCACTGGTGATGGCGCGCTACTCGTGTCCAGGACAACAGCGAGTAAAAGTCAGGAGGATAACAAATGTAATGTCAACATTAGCGGCTGCTTGTATTTAAGGCTGTGTGGGGATGTTGGTTCACAGAGGTCCAACTCGATGTATTACCTAACCTCCCAGTGACGTCATGACTGCTACAGTAATGGAGCAAAAACATTCGGCTCCAATGACAGCAGCAGCCAGAAATATCACATTGAACCAAATATTACAAATCTATGGGTTTTTCATTATGCTTCCCATGAAGGTTCTCAGTGATGTTGAAGCATATATAGTTTTTTCTATAAACACCAAAACATACATCTGCTcacttcagacaaaaaaaaaagcgcaGTAAACTACAGTAGTTTTCAGAAGACCTAATTAAATGTTGACAAACCTACTTAAATTAACCAACCTGGAACTTAAAAAGACTACAGTTGGATTTTATTAACCAGGATTACCACGTTTAGATTCATCAATGCATCACATGACATTTCtttcatacaaaaataaagggaaTGAAAAGGTGTGcttagaaacacattaaaaacatcaatattgCTGTGATTAAGAAATAAGGAAACCAGACTGACTCTTATCCTCTACAACAATTCATCTCCATGTGCTGcataatgatgtttttaatctgttagaTCCAATCTTGGCAGTAGAACCGATTTAGTAGAACTGCACTCCTAttctgttgggattttatgtaatagaccaacaaAAACTAGTGCATAGTTGTAAGGTATAGAAAAACGGCatgttcttttaaatttttttttttacaaatagaactctgaaaaaagtgtgtgtttgagtcAAGATGGCAGTACAGCTGGGGAATCTATCAGCTTGCTGACTAttctttgaaagaaaagttCAAGCTTAGGTTACGCTTACACAGAGCTGCTCTTCTGTTAAACTATAACATTTAGGTTACGATCCAGCTGCTCGTTTGTATAAAAACAGTGACTGGTGGCACTTTTTGAAACCAGGTCTCGGAGTGAAACTTTTCTGTAACACACTCCGTGGTGGTATCAAGTATTAAGCAGGTGTAAAAGCTCAGATAAGCGGCAGAACAAATGGCTCTAGGGTTTGTTCTACGCAGGCATGGGCAGGTAACAAAAACAATCGCAAATAGCGAATGTATTGTGTTGTGCTACTCAACATGTTCAGTTTAACAACTTCTGATAAGTACTATATGCATTACATGAGTACTTTGTTCATGAGCGATGGAGACAAGTTGTccataaataaactaaaatgaacaaattgaaGCTATTGTACGACTTGTTTTTTGAGGGCAAAAGCTGTTTAAAATCTGAGCAATGTCCTTGATAACCACATAACATGAATTTGAAGTTTGTCATATTCTCCAGGAGCCCTTGTAACTCCTGCAAAATCACATTTGTGTACTTCGGAATGATAAGTATTTGATCAGCAATAATCTGACCTTCAGATGACAGATGAGAAGTTCCTGTTGATTGCTCTTCCTTCAGCTCTTCGTCAGTACTGCCTCCATATTCATCAGCCTCGCTGTTGTGATCTGCAGTTTGATCTGATTTTGCagaattcttgtttttctgttcttcagAATTCCTACAAGAAAACAGAGTAATAaactactttattatttatagcTCTGTAAGATCTAGCATATCACTTTTCAAACACATGCTTCTGAGACCTTTAGTCAGAAACATGTAATCAATCCAATAATTCTTTTCTGCCTTCTTATGAATGGTCTAGATCCAAGATGGCAACACTACAAACTCCTTCTTTTGAAATAATTAcaggacataaaataaaacataaaacagttttttatttttttattttattgttttgaataGGGTCGTAAAAACGTAcgttaaaaaacatgaaataacagaaactgGAGAGAATGTGTATCTATGATAATGTCTTCGATTTTCAGTCAGTAGTTTCTCCCGTTTTTTAAGTATATAAATTATGGCATATATGTTATGAAAATATAATCAACGCATATGAGGAAAAACTCCAAATGAATCATTTgcgttacaaaaaaaatctttgttcttttttaaaataaaacattttctcacttATTTCTTTTAAGAAACTTTAAGGGGTTTAAAAATAAGTCTGAGtaaaagcattgtttatttttcttggttGTTGctccaaagaaaatatttctggaGGTCTAGATGTGAGTTTCATCCAAAAGACTGAGTGTCTGAGCATGCAGAGCTAATGGAAAGCCTGGTTAATGACACCCTGGCACCTTCTTTCCTGCAGCTTTGTCAAAGCTTCCTGCAGACTGCgaatctttgttttcttctcattgAGGAGCAGGACGAACCGAGAGTACAGCTCTGCCTTCAGGGTCTCTACACCTTCAGCGTAGTGCTTCAGCCTGAAACATACACCGACATAGGTCACATATGCATCAGCATGGAGCAGCAACCTAACACTACTGCTATCCATCTGTGATGGATGACACAGACAAAGGGCACAGAGGAATTTCACCTTAGAGAAAGACAGGTTAGTTAGATTTTTATAAGTTTTCTGTGCTACTTAAGCAGTAGTGATATATTTTCAACCTTACTAATGAAAGCACATAAAATATTAGAGAAGTGTGGACATTCAATTATTGTGTCATTGTAATGTCAAGTTGTTCAATAGTAGTAAAACAGTCTTAGTGCATGGTTTGCAGATTTATAAGAAGTAGTTGCCATGCCCCAAGATTATCAACACAACATTTGACTTGAGAATTAAAGTCTCAAGTCAAagtgaaaccaaaataaaaatagcaatacaTTGCTTGTGAAAATGGGATGTTGGCAAAGGAAAGCAAAAGTTCATTGGTTATAACTGTAGATGTGAAGAATAAGACCGCTATTTTGTGTCATTCTTTAAGACATGGGTAAATCTACTTGGAAATACAGTATATTACAATAATGATCTGGTGCATTAGCTAATACGCATGCTAATGCAGCTTTCAGACTTTTAGTTTCCAAACTCTTAATCCAAACATATGGAGTAGGATCAGGTTTAAGCCGTCTAACCTCTCCGTACAGATTCAAATAGGTTTTGTTGCCAACAATGAATCATATTTTCCAACACTGATCATgagctttaaatgaaaaaagacaTGACCAAAGCTGAAACATTGACAGGTCAATGCTGTGTTGCCAAAGAAGCGTGTtctctttaaacattttgaagaacAGCTTCGGATACAGACCAAGTGAATGTTAAACAACAACACATGGTCATGAACACCATGACAGTCATCATGAAagagcttaatttttttttttaaatgctttcaaattttaaaagtttgttgatgttttcttgGGTTCTACTTATGCTAATTTGGAATTTATCCAACATGCCTGCCAACTTCAGCCTTCCAGGAGCAGAACTTATCTGTCTTTATATGCGCCAAGTGTGTGTTTACTTTTCAGTGATGTATTGGTGTTCCTGTATCAGCCTCTGGTTCTCCTCCTTCAGTTTGTGGTTatgttgctgcagtttgtttccTTGCTGCAGTGTGTGTATCAGCACCGCTCTCACCGCCTCAGCTGGCTCCTCGACAGCATCCAGCAAGACAGAGCCAAGTTTGAACTGAGGGAGACAAATTTCACACTacttagtttattttgtttgtaaggAAGTCAATAAGTCTCATTTCCATTCacaaatatcagtttttaaataaatgagtaGCAGATTAAATTCAAACgatgacattttcattttataacaTTCAAAACGTGCCAATACGTAGCTAAAGATTCCTTTAAATCATGCCAAAACATCAATTATTTTGACATCCCTGATCAGGATTAGTACTCCAGAATATTGGGGTGGAAAAAAATTCACAAGTTTTAATAACCCTGAAATATATGTTGCGGCGTGAAAAAAATACAGGGATTTTCAACAGATGACTTGAATAACACATTAAGTCTGCCGTCTTGTTGACAAGTAACATTCATTGATCATGAAACCTTTTCTCAATGTTACAAGTGTAGCTTTTGTCACtgcaaaacactcaaaaatGTAGCGATGGCTAGATTTTAGTAGATATTGTGATGACAATATCAGTGGCTTATGCTTATTTAGTTCTTTCCTCCTTCAGTGCTTCCATcactctgtgacctttagcattttGGGAAATATCATTTGTATCCACTGTAAGCATCTGCTGGTGTGAGACCAGATATTACATTAACATGAAAAATGCAAATTCATAACAATTTGAATATATTAACCAACAATTATTGCATTCCAAACAAACCTTTGTGATATAAATAATGCATATACTGATATTGCGATGACAATTTAGCcacaatatatttttctgaCCCAATTAGCATCACAATATCCAGCAATAACATTGCAAATATATAATTTGCTGCTATATTGCAGCCCTAGTTGTTTAAAGCAGAAATTCTTACTTTGGAAATACAGAGTTTTTACAGAGATTTCTATGCTTGTTACATAAAAGTGACTGTAATATCAAATGCAAGAGAACAACTCAAAGTAGACATTACATAAACTTTAGGGtcaatcaaattattttaaaggacAAAGAATATTTGAAGGTGAAGCTcataacttttaatttttagggGTTAGAAAGCTGCCTGTCCCTCCACATCACAAATGACtgagaagagaaaataaagaaagagtAAGTGCCAAGAATGAAGGAAGGGAGGCCAGAATGGTATTTTACCAAAGTACTCCTCTGAAGGAAAGTCCTCACACTACTTGCATATCTTAAAGACACATGAGAGAccgtctttttttgtttgtgtatgtATTTTAGAGGAAGGAAAATCTCATCTGACTATAAACTTCTGCTAAACTGTCAGTTTGATTGTTTCTGCAAACAATGATTCATTTCTTCCTTTGCGGCAACACATTTCCATTCTGTCACAACAAGGACTTTTTGCAGTTTCAGCATAAAGGAGGACGTATACAcagctgacatttaaacaggatTCATTCAGagaattgtgaaaatgttttacaaactaATACTTATGTACAGGATTTGATGAGCAGAGCAACTCTAGTAAttaataagttttatttatatttgttgagGGAAGAAAATAATACTAAAGTAAGACTATTGAAAATTATgtcaaataatttgtttttcagtcacaAAATAAGACATTACGTTAACCTGTCAAATAGATTTCCTGTTAAGGCTGCACTATGTAATTTTGTTAAACTTGTCTTTATTTGTGAATACACAACATGCTTAAAAAGTAAGCATCGCTCACGGATATGCCCTTCTGCATTTTCTCATATGTCAGAGTCACAGTGCAGCTACTGGTGGGTGGGTGTGGCTTCAGGGTGAAGCAGTAGGAGGTAGAGGGTTCTGGCTCTGTTAGAGCCTGCTGGAGGTCCTGGATGTACTTCTCCTTCGCCATCTCCAGTTCCTCTGCCTCTTCATTCACCACCGCCTCACTCACTGCACACATACAAAACACATACCAATGTTAGTGGTATAAAATGGTTATCTGCATATAAAATGCTTTGCTTTGTATAACCTTCCTTCATACAGTCAGACAATAAGTGCACCCCACGATTCAGCAGCCTGTAGATCAGTCTTTAACAGCCATGGTACTCAGTTATTGCTTTCTGTATGACTTTATGTATGAAGAATTTTGGCTCACTCTTCTTTGCAGTGTTGTTTCAGTATATTGAGGTTTGCACACATTAATTCCTGCACAGCTCCCTTAAGGTTCCTACCACAGCATTTCAATAAAGCTCAAGTCTGGATTTACTCTGTGATTTTACAACACCTTTATTCCTTCTTTTTGACATTCTGCTGCAGACTGGCTACTGGGGGTGGGATTGTTATCCTGATCATAACTCAGCTTCTGCCAACATTCAGCTTCTGGATAGTTAGCTCCACAATTAACTAGagcattttataataaatgcaTTCTTGACAAACACGCTGTTGTGCATTATAGTAATGCATCGTTATGATGGTTTCATCTGCCAGAGGAAATAGTCAAAGAAAACTTGAATTTCATTTAGATGCAACATTGTACATCGAGCTGCTTATTGTTTTGAAGAGAAAGGCTTTCTCCTGGCAATCCTTCCCAACATGCCATAATTCTTCAGACTTGTTCCTATTTCAGGGTGAAGAACATTTAACATGCTAAGAGAGGCCTGAAGAATCAGTTAGCATTGTattaacacacacatttatgctCAAGACCGACAAGCTGCCAACAATTCTTTTTATAGAGCTTTTCACACCACTAATGGTCAATTATTAGTGCTTTAAATAGCAGAACGAGGAACCTATGATTCCTTTCATTTATTGTTGCTACACCAACTCCAATcgtttactttgtttttattggcaCAGAAAACTTAGTCATCCGAGATTTCTAGAGCTGGTAAAGTTaatgaaaatacattaaatcaTGTCTTAAAGGCTAATAAACCTTTAAGACTGGAGGAGACTTGACTAGCACCTGTTAAACCACCAGGACTGACATGATCTTTACAAGAACCTCCAGGAAGTCACTGGGAATCCCTTACAACTGATCCTCCAATTTTTATCGATGGAGGCAATGATGTTCAAGACAAACACAGGTGAAGTGGGAATAGTGTGTACAGTTAAACAACTTAAGCAAAATATCTGTTGTTTAACATCTTCAATGAATTATGACGAAGGATGACTTTTACCCTTTCCTCTCCATGCCTTCTGTCCATCTGTCAAAAGCAACTTGAAGCCGAAGCCTAAGCCCCGCCCCTCCCAGTCCACTCTTAGAAAGTAGGAAAAGTCAGCCTGAGAGGAGAGGTGGATTTCACGCACTGATGTGTTCATCcctgaagaaacacaaagaaatacatGAAGAGGTCAACCTACAGAGTAGTACTCTGATGCAGCTTGTTGTAAACAACAAGTAGGTGTTCCAactttttaactattaatttaggaaataagcaaataaataaatacaattagaACCTCCAAAACTGCCCTAATACTGACTGCCCAGCTACAAAAttctaaatcatattttaagcatgaataaattttccacaatatatttttttataattattaatattttgctatgtttattttcacatatGGTAGGAATATCACTTGCCGTCACTGGGAGAATTTTaggtttttctctcttctcaaAAGCCATCAACATGGATGTGGAATAATAGTAGTTAGTGATCAACAAGATCCTGTTACCTGTAAAGCCGGATGAGACTGAATGACATGCAGACAATATCTTTACTGAATCATTCCGCAAAATGTTGCCTCATGTGTCCATACATCTATTCTTCCTGAGAAGTCTCcaattttatgcattttcttaaaaaataaaacaacaacacaaaaacacagcaataaTTACTGTTGAATTTGCCATTACAATAGTAGCCTACCATCATCCCTGTCTGTATAGCGGCACAAGTTTTAGATTTGCTGTCTTACAACAATTTTGCAgtaactttttttctgaaaacactttattcttcattttcatCCAGACAGTGTAAAAACAAGCTCATGATGGTTATAAGAAGAATACAGTTATTCAtctgagctaaaaataaaaaataaaaaaatgaacaggaGCGCATGCATGGTCCAAGTGGCACTTATACATGGACTTAGAGAAGTATGTCCAGCCTTTTTAGCTTTTTCAGGTCATGAAAAGAAGCTGCACCTTCGAACTATTTTGTCCCATCATTCTGCATCCAAGTAATACTGAAAGAAAGGGGATGGAGGGAATATTCTGTCAGAGTCTTTAGCTGCAAAACcgtataaataaaatgcaatgagTGTTTTTGTCCAAGACAATTTCACCTTACtgtttttgatctttttttttttttactattactgCAGGTATTTGACTGTGCAATAAGAGATTAAAATACaagcaaaataagaaaaaaaaatctgccagtaaaAAGTGACTGCAATTACAAGCATTGCCTAGATACAACATTCTTctggcaaaaaatattttctgttggaAACTATAAGATGCAACTTATTATAATGAAGACAGCTGGAGAAAACCAACATAATGCTTTTCAATGTCATATTACAAATCTGCTCATTAGCGAATGACGCCATGACATATATATCAACGTGTCTGGTGAATTCCAGAATTCcagaataaaatgtactttattttaGATGCAGTGAAAAACCACAGTCTACCCT contains:
- the xrcc4 gene encoding DNA repair protein XRCC4: MNTSVREIHLSSQADFSYFLRVDWEGRGLGFGFKLLLTDGQKAWRGKVSEAVVNEEAEELEMAKEKYIQDLQQALTEPEPSTSYCFTLKPHPPTSSCTVTLTYEKMQKGISFKLGSVLLDAVEEPAEAVRAVLIHTLQQGNKLQQHNHKLKEENQRLIQEHQYITEKLKHYAEGVETLKAELYSRFVLLLNEKKTKIRSLQEALTKLQERRNSEEQKNKNSAKSDQTADHNSEADEYGGSTDEELKEEQSTGTSHLSSEDSATPSPLNLRDITDVAPCRKRRFRHLGPPELVVKKQDPEAAQKKRADSSAASNQLQTPQRSVDATKAASAGTSEAEDLFDDF